The Roseofilum reptotaenium CS-1145 genome window below encodes:
- a CDS encoding ArsR/SmtB family transcription factor, which yields MSQPHLPQSISTLETGDSPHCSPHQELDTEHRQDLESHLLHPRKAQRMAEFFSILGDPNRLRILSLLATEELCVCDLATTLELTESAVSHQLRTLRAHRLVRYQKRGRKVYYYLDDRHILDLYHTVAEHLDESRE from the coding sequence ATGTCACAACCTCACCTCCCCCAATCCATCTCCACCCTAGAAACCGGGGACTCCCCTCACTGCTCGCCCCACCAGGAATTAGACACAGAACACCGCCAAGATCTAGAGTCTCATCTTCTGCATCCTCGGAAAGCTCAAAGAATGGCAGAATTCTTTAGTATTCTCGGAGATCCCAATCGCTTAAGAATCCTATCCTTATTAGCTACGGAAGAATTGTGCGTGTGCGATTTAGCCACGACTCTAGAGTTAACGGAATCTGCTGTTTCCCATCAACTGCGAACCCTCCGCGCTCACCGGCTTGTCCGTTACCAAAAACGGGGACGAAAAGTCTATTATTATCTAGACGATCGCCATATTCTTGATCTCTATCACACCGTTGCCGAACACCTGGACGAAAGTAGGGAATAG